A genomic window from Pseudoalteromonas piratica includes:
- a CDS encoding SRPBCC family protein translates to MRYFIRTFFSILLLVAITSVLLPNSYTVAKTITSHCKQVQFENWVLDLAQWHLWTPFATYEKSWQALELANSNKIGAYLKWQSGDNIGEMTVTAMTNHTISYTSVYEQNTNIGSITADFFADQLQITWAIEGGINTPLLGGILTQYYKYKTHDAIDLGLRNLNSLCKSQSLETQNAN, encoded by the coding sequence ATGCGGTATTTCATTCGCACATTCTTCAGCATACTACTGCTTGTTGCTATTACAAGTGTTCTGCTGCCAAATAGTTACACAGTTGCGAAAACGATTACGAGCCACTGTAAACAAGTGCAATTCGAAAATTGGGTTCTTGATTTAGCTCAGTGGCACTTATGGACTCCGTTTGCTACTTATGAGAAGAGCTGGCAAGCGTTAGAGCTGGCAAATAGCAACAAGATTGGCGCTTACCTAAAATGGCAAAGCGGTGACAACATTGGTGAAATGACTGTAACTGCAATGACCAATCACACCATCTCTTACACCAGTGTTTATGAACAAAATACCAATATTGGCAGCATCACAGCTGATTTTTTTGCCGATCAATTACAAATAACGTGGGCAATTGAGGGAGGTATTAACACCCCTCTTCTTGGCGGTATTTTAACTCAGTATTATAAATATAAAACGCACGATGCGATTGACTTGGGATTAAGAAACCTCAACTCGCTTTGTAAGAGTCAAAGTTTGGAAACTCAAAATGCCAATTAA
- a CDS encoding TIGR03899 family protein produces MPIKPVTAQQHLAQIIKSKVGVEQTKSNTETTSKRLEQDTVSKTVSPIPNYKSTDSILQRAQKRRKLALVRKQNNIEAILGLAQHYCPPVTSQGEPDPDWIERFLELAEDTSNKNIQKLWAKVLAGEVINPGSFSYKSLITLKHITPKEADIFQLATSCAGKSANDGFHQVITGSYLTPSLLNFLSPNKKSYVNLSSAGLNYPDILTLIDIELIYMQEIESKAFESGESQTLSFANGTLTLTAKRKGSILTYYKFTQTGYSLARLTSNKLSSKYLECLRKALEKSFEVNFANN; encoded by the coding sequence ATGCCAATTAAACCTGTTACCGCACAACAACATTTAGCGCAAATCATAAAAAGTAAAGTTGGCGTAGAACAGACCAAGTCAAATACAGAAACAACTTCAAAGCGCTTAGAACAAGACACAGTGTCTAAAACAGTTAGCCCAATCCCGAATTACAAAAGTACTGATAGTATACTGCAACGAGCACAAAAGCGCCGCAAACTCGCCCTAGTGAGAAAACAAAACAATATTGAGGCCATATTAGGGTTAGCACAACATTATTGTCCTCCTGTGACCTCGCAAGGCGAGCCTGATCCTGATTGGATTGAGCGTTTTTTAGAACTGGCAGAAGATACCAGTAACAAAAATATTCAAAAATTATGGGCAAAAGTACTTGCCGGTGAAGTAATAAACCCGGGGTCTTTCTCGTATAAAAGCCTAATCACATTAAAGCATATCACCCCAAAAGAGGCGGATATTTTTCAATTAGCCACAAGCTGTGCTGGTAAGTCTGCAAATGATGGTTTTCATCAAGTAATAACTGGTAGTTACCTCACTCCCAGCTTGCTCAACTTTCTGAGTCCAAACAAAAAGAGCTACGTAAACCTCAGTAGTGCAGGCCTTAATTATCCCGATATTCTGACGTTAATTGATATTGAATTAATCTATATGCAGGAAATAGAGTCCAAAGCGTTTGAAAGCGGAGAAAGTCAAACTCTAAGTTTTGCTAATGGAACATTAACACTCACAGCAAAACGTAAAGGCAGCATCTTAACCTACTATAAATTCACCCAAACAGGGTACTCTTTGGCACGATTGACCAGCAATAAATTAAGTAGTAAATATCTTGAGTGTTTAAGAAAAGCGTTAGAAAAAAGCTTCGAGGTCAATTTTGCCAACAACTAA
- a CDS encoding TIGR04219 family outer membrane beta-barrel protein, translating to MKKIMFGAALIAATLAPQAKADTLLGLYVGGDYWAAQSSGGLGTSSDLQNFNFEDQEYGSYYAALEHPIPLVPNIKLKYNQLELNADATLNTSFGFGDKVFKVNSIVTGDSDLSHVDYVLYYEIFDNDLVSIDLGLSAKQFDGYIAVKGDDQSMGMSEESVDFNGIIPMAYGAVQFGLPFTGLSAFAEGQLLAIGDSKIQDYQVGVAWEFIDNMAVDVAVKAGYRAMLLELDDVDDIYTDVEVDGFFAGLQVHF from the coding sequence ATGAAAAAAATAATGTTTGGTGCGGCGTTAATTGCTGCAACTTTGGCTCCGCAAGCAAAAGCCGATACGCTACTTGGTTTATATGTGGGTGGTGATTATTGGGCTGCACAATCTTCAGGCGGTTTAGGCACTTCTAGTGATCTACAAAACTTTAACTTTGAAGATCAAGAATATGGTAGCTATTACGCTGCCCTTGAACATCCCATTCCGTTAGTGCCAAATATCAAACTCAAGTATAACCAGCTTGAGCTTAATGCCGATGCAACCTTAAATACCTCGTTTGGCTTTGGTGATAAAGTATTTAAAGTTAACTCGATTGTTACCGGTGACAGTGATCTAAGTCATGTTGATTATGTGCTTTATTACGAAATTTTTGACAATGATTTGGTATCAATTGACTTAGGTTTATCCGCAAAACAATTTGATGGTTACATTGCCGTTAAAGGCGATGACCAATCAATGGGCATGAGTGAAGAGTCAGTTGATTTTAATGGAATCATCCCGATGGCATACGGTGCAGTGCAATTTGGCTTACCATTTACAGGTTTAAGCGCGTTTGCTGAAGGTCAGTTATTAGCAATTGGTGATAGCAAAATTCAAGACTATCAAGTTGGTGTAGCATGGGAGTTTATTGACAATATGGCTGTTGATGTTGCCGTTAAAGCTGGTTACCGTGCTATGTTGTTAGAGCTTGATGACGTTGATGATATTTATACTGATGTTGAGGTTGATGGCTTCTTCGCTGGTTTGCAAGTTCACTTCTAA
- a CDS encoding DUF2333 family protein — MQHKGKIAAAVAFVFLFFYLISVYWSIEPEIFNVQQRAEQAAQEQQQQVVTGFVTTTAVIEVASALLNKPGGYLTNDVMPPSVVMDNMPSWEFGVLEMTRDITLAMRKDFSRSQSQSTEHPELKTAQPQFNINSKAWILPSAEDEYQKGIDALIRYRKDIANPIDSSAQFYARADNLRAYLKEVEKRLGSLSMRLSSSVGQDKVNTDLAGDSAARRASYAPSHQLVKTPWLEIDNVFYEARGASWALLHFFAAIEKDFADVLEKKNALVSVQQIMRELEATQENVWSPMVLNGSGFGFVANHSLVMANYLSRANAAIIELSELLSQG, encoded by the coding sequence ATGCAACACAAAGGTAAAATAGCAGCTGCGGTTGCGTTTGTTTTTTTGTTTTTTTATTTAATTTCTGTTTATTGGAGCATTGAACCTGAAATTTTTAATGTTCAGCAACGTGCAGAGCAGGCCGCACAAGAACAGCAACAGCAAGTTGTAACAGGGTTTGTTACAACCACAGCAGTTATAGAAGTTGCCAGTGCGTTATTGAATAAGCCTGGTGGTTACTTAACGAATGATGTTATGCCGCCATCTGTGGTTATGGATAATATGCCATCATGGGAATTTGGTGTACTTGAAATGACGCGTGACATTACCTTGGCAATGCGTAAGGACTTTAGCCGTTCGCAGTCTCAGTCTACCGAGCATCCGGAACTTAAAACAGCACAACCGCAATTTAATATCAATTCAAAGGCATGGATATTACCAAGTGCTGAAGATGAATATCAAAAAGGCATCGACGCATTAATTCGTTACCGTAAGGACATTGCAAACCCTATCGATTCCAGCGCACAGTTTTATGCTCGCGCTGATAACTTACGAGCCTATTTAAAAGAGGTGGAAAAGCGTTTAGGTAGTTTAAGCATGCGATTAAGTAGCAGTGTGGGGCAAGATAAAGTGAATACGGATCTTGCTGGTGACTCAGCAGCAAGAAGAGCCAGCTATGCACCTTCTCATCAGCTTGTTAAAACGCCTTGGCTGGAAATTGATAATGTATTTTACGAAGCGCGTGGTGCTAGTTGGGCATTGCTTCATTTTTTTGCTGCCATTGAAAAAGACTTTGCTGATGTGCTAGAAAAGAAAAATGCATTGGTGAGTGTGCAGCAAATTATGCGTGAGCTGGAAGCTACACAAGAAAATGTGTGGAGCCCTATGGTTTTAAATGGTAGCGGATTTGGCTTTGTTGCAAATCACTCATTAGTTATGGCCAACTATTTATCGCGAGCTAATGCGGCAATAATCGAATTATCAGAATTACTCTCTCAGGGATAA
- a CDS encoding copper chaperone PCu(A)C, with protein sequence MLKRYLFFVISFFSFSLAANQVLVSDFTVREFIPGAPSSVGYLKITNHSDKELVLSSVSLDKLGRVEIHNHIQKNGMMSMVKLDKLAIDMHSTKVFQSGGLHLMLFSPKAKLIKGETINAKFHFASGLTVDAKATVVGINESIENEHQHHHHH encoded by the coding sequence ATGTTAAAACGCTACCTATTTTTTGTAATTTCGTTTTTTTCTTTTTCATTAGCTGCCAATCAAGTTTTGGTTTCTGACTTTACTGTGCGTGAATTTATTCCAGGCGCACCTTCCAGCGTTGGGTACCTAAAAATAACCAATCACTCAGATAAAGAGTTAGTACTAAGTTCAGTGTCACTTGATAAACTTGGTCGAGTTGAAATTCATAACCATATTCAAAAAAATGGCATGATGAGTATGGTGAAGCTTGATAAGTTGGCAATTGATATGCATTCAACTAAGGTGTTTCAGTCAGGTGGCTTACATTTAATGCTGTTTTCACCCAAAGCGAAATTGATTAAGGGTGAGACGATCAATGCAAAGTTTCATTTTGCATCAGGCCTTACTGTTGATGCAAAGGCAACTGTTGTAGGCATCAATGAGAGCATTGAGAATGAACATCAGCATCACCACCATCATTAG
- a CDS encoding PspC domain-containing protein, which yields MSIQVDNSSFYKDRLNKKVSGVCAGLARGNNLPIWGVRLGAVAALFVFPVATLLAYFVAATVLPARYY from the coding sequence ATGAGTATTCAAGTTGATAACAGTAGTTTTTATAAAGACCGATTAAATAAAAAGGTGTCTGGTGTATGCGCGGGGTTAGCGCGTGGAAATAATTTACCCATCTGGGGGGTGAGACTCGGGGCTGTGGCTGCTTTATTTGTATTTCCAGTTGCCACATTGCTTGCTTATTTTGTCGCAGCAACGGTGCTTCCAGCCAGATATTATTAA
- the pspA gene encoding phage shock protein PspA, translated as MGIFTRLTDIIQANVSAALDRAEDPEKLVRLMVQEMEEALVELRSTSASLIAEKKTLQRKLSKQQSSSDYWHSQAEKAVQKDREDLAKAALIEKQKANKEIDAIAPEIARIDEVLNKVSADSHSLHEKLTQAKAKLKEYQIRSQSAEVRVKAKTQLHSEQIDRALERFAEIEHKVDRIEAQIESYEVTQSSSLKQQFDDLEKDEVLDAELASLKEQVAKKAA; from the coding sequence ATGGGAATTTTTACTCGTTTAACAGATATCATCCAAGCCAATGTTTCAGCTGCGTTAGATCGCGCAGAAGATCCTGAAAAGCTAGTTCGCCTTATGGTACAGGAAATGGAAGAGGCACTAGTCGAGCTTCGTTCAACTTCAGCAAGTCTTATTGCAGAAAAGAAAACATTACAGCGTAAGTTATCAAAACAGCAATCATCATCTGATTATTGGCACTCGCAAGCTGAAAAAGCAGTACAAAAAGACCGAGAAGATTTAGCCAAAGCAGCATTAATTGAAAAGCAAAAAGCCAATAAAGAAATCGATGCAATTGCGCCAGAAATTGCACGAATTGATGAAGTGCTCAACAAAGTGTCAGCAGACAGTCATTCGCTGCATGAAAAATTAACTCAGGCAAAAGCTAAGTTAAAAGAGTATCAAATTCGCTCTCAATCGGCTGAGGTTCGAGTGAAAGCAAAGACGCAACTTCACAGCGAGCAAATTGACAGAGCACTTGAGCGCTTTGCTGAAATTGAGCATAAAGTTGATCGAATTGAGGCACAAATTGAATCGTATGAGGTAACTCAGAGTTCAAGCTTAAAACAGCAGTTTGATGACTTAGAAAAAGATGAAGTGTTAGACGCTGAACTAGCAAGCTTAAAAGAGCAAGTTGCTAAAAAAGCAGCTTAG
- the dusA gene encoding tRNA dihydrouridine(20/20a) synthase DusA: protein MNRRFSVAPMLDWTDRHCRTFHRQLTKHAVLYTEMITTGAIIFGKGDYLHFGQHEKPVALQLGGSDPKALEECAKRADEYGYQEINLNVGCPSDRVQNGRFGACLMAEPQLVADCIAAMKAETNVPVTVKTRIGIDEQDSYEFLTALIEANYNVGCRDFIIHARKAWLQGLSPKENREIPPLDYDRVYQLKRDFNDCHISLNGGVKTIEECLTHLQHIDGVMIGREAYANPYMLAEVDRAIYGNEQSELLSRHQVVRNMFDYIESEMTKGANFWHVVRHMLGIFQGQPGARSYRRHLSENGHKKDAQISLLEEALAFVPE from the coding sequence GTGAATAGACGTTTTTCTGTAGCCCCAATGCTTGATTGGACAGATCGCCATTGTCGAACTTTTCATCGACAGTTAACTAAGCATGCAGTGTTATATACAGAGATGATAACGACTGGTGCGATTATTTTTGGCAAAGGTGATTATTTACACTTTGGTCAACACGAGAAACCTGTCGCCTTGCAGTTGGGTGGTTCCGATCCCAAGGCGTTAGAGGAATGCGCAAAACGTGCTGATGAATATGGCTATCAAGAAATTAACCTGAATGTAGGTTGTCCGTCCGACCGTGTGCAAAATGGTCGTTTTGGTGCATGTTTAATGGCTGAGCCTCAATTAGTGGCTGATTGTATTGCAGCAATGAAAGCAGAAACAAATGTTCCTGTAACGGTTAAAACGCGTATTGGCATTGATGAGCAAGATTCTTACGAGTTTCTAACAGCCCTAATTGAAGCGAATTACAATGTTGGTTGTCGCGACTTTATTATTCATGCTCGTAAAGCGTGGTTACAGGGCTTAAGTCCGAAAGAAAACCGTGAAATTCCACCACTAGATTATGATCGTGTTTATCAGCTTAAACGTGACTTTAATGACTGTCATATTTCACTTAATGGTGGAGTAAAGACCATTGAAGAGTGCTTAACGCATTTACAGCATATTGATGGTGTGATGATTGGTCGCGAAGCCTATGCGAATCCATATATGCTGGCAGAAGTTGATAGGGCTATTTACGGTAATGAACAAAGCGAACTGCTTTCACGCCACCAAGTGGTGCGTAACATGTTTGATTACATCGAATCAGAAATGACGAAGGGTGCTAATTTTTGGCATGTAGTAAGACACATGCTTGGTATTTTCCAAGGTCAGCCGGGTGCCCGTTCATACCGTCGTCACTTATCTGAGAATGGCCATAAAAAAGATGCACAAATCTCATTGTTAGAGGAAGCGCTGGCATTCGTACCTGAATAA
- a CDS encoding transcriptional repressor, which produces MTVEALTEKAKVVCNDKGVRFTTIREKVFRLLAETQAGVGAYDLLEQLKQTEPNAKPATIYRALDFLAEMGFIHKIESTNAFMLCHHFDHTHPVQLLVCEKCGHVEELHSHAIAHELNNQATELGFKVESQTIEARGICTKCQ; this is translated from the coding sequence ATGACCGTTGAAGCATTAACTGAAAAAGCGAAAGTCGTATGTAACGACAAAGGGGTTCGCTTTACTACAATTCGTGAAAAAGTATTTCGCTTACTCGCTGAAACTCAAGCTGGTGTCGGTGCATACGACTTGTTAGAACAGCTAAAACAAACAGAGCCAAATGCAAAACCTGCTACTATTTACAGGGCGCTCGATTTTTTGGCTGAAATGGGTTTCATTCATAAAATTGAAAGTACCAATGCATTTATGCTGTGTCATCACTTTGATCACACGCACCCAGTGCAATTACTTGTTTGCGAAAAATGTGGTCATGTTGAAGAGCTTCACTCTCATGCAATTGCACACGAGTTAAACAACCAAGCAACTGAACTTGGCTTTAAAGTCGAATCTCAAACAATCGAAGCACGTGGTATTTGTACTAAGTGCCAATAA